A single Anopheles arabiensis isolate DONGOLA chromosome 2, AaraD3, whole genome shotgun sequence DNA region contains:
- the LOC120895189 gene encoding 2-oxoglutarate dehydrogenase, mitochondrial-like isoform X3, whose protein sequence is MHRARTALHMVNPMGQQNFGSFLLKKQASKLTTELVAASSVKLYNSAAAEPFLNGSSSNYIDDMYNAWLRDPASVHASWDAYFRNNSYAAPPSLAPVPKNHVPAAQYLGSSLPAVAGAGAAVGGRIDDKLIDDHLAVQAIIRSYQIRGHNVARLDPLGINSADLDDKTPPELLYSSYRFVHQRILECVSNEDRQLLLGMKEADMERVFKLPSTTFIGGKEKFLPLREILGRLEKAYCNKIGVEFMFINSLEQCNWIRERFETPNIMTYTNEEKRLILARLTRATGFEAFLAKKFSSEKRFGLEGCEIMIPAMKEVIDVSTRLGVESIIMGMPHRGRLNVLANVCRKPLHQIFTQFAGLEAADDGSGDVKYHLGTYIERLNRVTNKNIRLAVVANPSHLEAVDPVVQGKTRAEQFYRGDGEGKKVMSILLHGDAAFCGQGVVFETMHLSDLPDYTTHGTIHIVVNNQIGFTTDPRHSRSSPYCTDVARVVNAPIFHVNGDDPEAVMHVCKVAAEWRATFHKDVIIDIVSYRRNGHNEIDEPMFTQPLMYKKIRGTKPALDIYANQLITEGVVTAEEVKSVKDKYEKICEEAFEQAKIETHIKYKDWIDSPWSGFFEGKDPLKVAPTGVIEETLVHIGNRFSSPPPNAAEFVIHKGLLRVLAARKEMLENKTIDWALAEAMAFGSLLKEGIHVRLSGQDVERGTFSHRHHVLHHQTVDKATYRPLCHLYPDQAPYTVCNSSLSEFGVLGFELGYSMTNPNALVCWEAQFGDFNNTAQCIIDQFVSSGQAKWVRQSGLVMLLPHGMEGMGPEHSSARVERFLQMCSDDPDYFPPESEEFAIRQLHDINWIVANCSTPGNYFHLLRRQIALPFRKPLIVLTPKSLLRHPECRSNFSEMTDGTEFKRLIPDALTAENPNQVKRVIFCTGRVYYDLLKARRDRKLDHDIAISRIEQISPFPYDLVKAECAKYPNAELVWAQEEHKNQGCWTYVQPRFDTAINSTRDFSYVGRPCGASTATGSKAQHLKELKNLLDDAMAL, encoded by the exons ATGCATCGCGCAAGAACGGCTCTCCATATGGTGAACCCGATGGGTCAGCAGAACTTTGGCTCGTTTCTGCTAAAGAAACAAGCCTCCAAG ctgACCACGGAACTGGTTGCCGCCTCGTCCGTAAAGCTGTACAACTCCGCCGCAGCAGAACCATTCCTGAATGGTTCGTCGTCAAACTACATCGACGATATGTACAATGCGTGGCTGCGGGATCCGGCCTCCGTGCATGCG TCCTGGGATGCATATTTCCGCAACAATTCCTACGCAGCACCACCGAGCCTAGCGCCGGTGCCGAAGAATCATGTCCCCGCCGCACAGTATCTCGGCAGCTCGCTGCCAGCCGTGGCCGGCGCTGGCGCCGCCGTCGGTGGACGTATCGACGATAAGCTCATTGATGATCATCTTGCAGTGCAAGCCATCATTCGTAGCTATCAG ATCAGAGGGCATAATGTGGCCCGTCTTGACCCGCTCGGCATCAATAGTGCAGACCTGGACGATAAAACTCCACCGGAGTTGCTGTACTCGTCCTACCGTTTCG TACACCAACGGATCTTGGAGTGTGTAAGCAATGAAGAtcggcagctgctgctggggatGA AGGAAGCCGACATGGAGCGCGTCTTCAAGCTGCCGAGCACGACGTTCATCGGTGGCAAGGAAAAGTTCCTGCCGCTGCGCGAAATTCTCGGCCGGCTGGAGAAGGCGTACTGCAACAAAATCGGCGTCGAGTTCATGTTCATCAACTCGCTCGAGCAGTGCAACTGGATCCGCGAGCGCTTCGAAACGCCCAACATCATGACGTACACGAACGAGGAGAAGCGTCTCATCCTGGCCCGTCTGACGCGTGCGACCGGGTTCGAGGCGTTCCTGGCGAAGAAGTTCTCGTCCGAGAAGCGGTTCGGTCTGGAGGGCTGCGAGATCATGATTCCCGCGATGAAGGAGGTGATCGACGTGTCGACCCGGCTCGGCGTCGAGTCGATCATCATGGGCATGCCGCATCGTGGCCGCCTGAACGTGCTGGCCAACGTGTGCCGCAAGCCGCTGCACCAGATCTTTACGCAGTTCGCTGGTCTGGAGGCGGCCGATGAT GGCTCCGGTGATGTGAAGTACCATCTCGGCACGTACATCGAGCGTCTGAACCGTGTGACGAACAAGAACATTCGGCTGGCGGTCGTCGCCAACCCGTCCCATCTGGAGGCGGTCGATCCGGTGGTGCAGGGCAAGACGCGGGCGGAGCAGTTCTACCGCGGCGACGGCGAGGGCAAGAAGGTGATGTCGATCCTGCTGCACGGTGACGCTGCGTTCTGCGGCCAGGGTGTGGTGTTCGAGACGATGCACTTGTCCGACCTGCCCGACTACACCACGCACGGTACGATCCACATCGTGGTGAACAACCAGATCGGCTTCACGACCGATCCGCGCCACTCGCGCTCGTCGCCGTACTGTACGGATGTGGCGCGCGTCGTCAATGCGCCCATCTTCCACGTGAACGGTGACGATCCGGAGGCGGTGATGCACGTGTGCAAGGTGGCGGCCGAATGGCGTGCCACCTTCCACAAGGACGTGATCATCGACATCGTGAGCTACCGGCGCAACGGGCACAACGAGATCGACGAGCCGATGTTCACGCAGCCGCTGATGTACAAGAAGATCCGCGGCACCAAGCCGGCGCTGGACATCTACGCCAACCAGCTGATCACGGAGGGTGTCGTGACGGCCGAGGAGGTGAAGAGCGTGAAGGACAAGTACGAGAAGATCTGCGAGGAGGCGTTCGAGCAGGCCAAGATCGAAACGCACATCAAGTACAAGGATTGGATCGATTCGCCGTGGTCGGGCTTCTTCGAGGGTAAGGACCCGCTGAAGGTGGCCCCGACCGGCGTGATCGAGGAGACGCTGGTGCACATTGGCAACCGGTTCTCGTCGCCACCGCCGAACGCGGCCGAATTCGTCATCCACAAGGGTTTGCTGCGCGTGCTGGCCGCCCGCAAGGAGATGCTGGAGAACAAGACGATCGACTGGGCGCTGGCGGAAGCGATGGCGTTCGGCTCGCTGCTGAAGGAGGGCATCCACGTGCGCCTGTCCGGCCAGGACGTGGAGCGTGGCACCTTCTCGCACCGGCACCACGTGCTGCACCATCAGACGGTGGACAAGGCGACGTACCGGCCGCTGTGCCACCTGTACCCGGACCAGGCACCGTACACGGTCTGCAACAGCTCGCTGTCCGAGTTCGGTGTGCTCGGTTTCGAGCTCGGCTACTCGATGACCAACCCGAACGCGCTCGTCTGCTGGGAGGCGCAGTTCGGCGACTTCAACAACACCGCACAGTGCATTATCGACCAGTTCGTGTCGTCCGGCCAGGCGAAATGGGTGCGCCAGAGCGGtctggtgatgctgctgccccACGGCATGGAGGGCATGGGTCCGGAGCATTCGTCGGCCCGCGTCGAGCGGTTCCTGCAGATGTGCTCGGACGATCCCGACTACTTCCCGCCCGAGTCGGAGGAGTTTGCCATCCGGCAGCTGCACGACATCAACTGGATCGTGGCGAACTGCTCCACCCCCGGCAACTACTTCCATCTGCTGCGGCGCCAGATTGCGCTGCCGTTCCGCAAGCCGCTGATCGTGCTGACGCCCAAGTCGCTGCTGCGTCATCCGGAGTGCAGGAGCAACTTCAGCGAGATGACCGATGGAACTGAGTTCAAGCG ATTGATTCCGGATGCACTGACCGCCGAAAACCCGAACCAGGTGAAGCGTGTCATCTTCTGTACCGGCCGTGTGTACTACGACCTGCTGAAGGCGCGCCGTGACCGCAAGCTGGATCACGACATTGCTATCAGCCGCATCGAACAG ATTTCGCCCTTCCCGTACGATCTGGTGAAGGCCGAGTGCGCCAAATACCCGAACGCTGAGCTGGTCTGGGCCCAGGAGGAACACAAGAACCAGGGCTGCTGGACGTACGTGCAGCCGCGCTTCGACACCGCGATCAACTCGACCCGTGATTTCAG